The following proteins are co-located in the Patescibacteria group bacterium genome:
- the rsmI gene encoding 16S rRNA (cytidine(1402)-2'-O)-methyltransferase, which yields MLYVVATPIGNLEDITDRARRILTSVSYIACEDPNHSRILLQKIGSVAKTIALNAHSKSPKVDQVISLLLAGNDVAYITDAGTPGISDPGGILVEAAHNKEIEVCPIPGPSAVACALSVCGFCADQFIFYGYIPKKKGRQTFWLKLQNQKITAVMFESPDRIAKTLAEIRATIKPDRRVCICRELTKQFEQIWRGTIAQIESAKIMAKGEFVIVLEGD from the coding sequence ATGTTATACGTTGTAGCAACCCCAATTGGAAATTTAGAGGATATCACAGATAGAGCTAGACGAATCTTGACGTCGGTAAGCTATATTGCGTGTGAAGACCCGAATCACAGCCGGATATTATTACAAAAAATTGGGAGTGTAGCCAAAACTATTGCTTTGAATGCTCATTCAAAATCTCCTAAAGTTGATCAAGTAATTTCTTTGCTGCTGGCCGGAAATGACGTGGCTTACATTACTGACGCGGGTACGCCGGGTATTTCTGATCCGGGTGGGATTTTGGTTGAGGCTGCTCACAATAAAGAGATTGAGGTTTGTCCAATCCCGGGGCCATCGGCAGTGGCTTGCGCGTTATCGGTTTGCGGGTTCTGTGCTGATCAATTTATTTTTTATGGCTACATCCCCAAGAAAAAAGGTCGTCAGACATTTTGGCTAAAATTGCAAAACCAAAAAATAACCGCTGTGATGTTTGAATCTCCAGACCGAATTGCCAAGACATTGGCCGAAATTCGTGCTACAATTAAGCCTGATAGGCGGGTGTGTATTTGCCGCGAATTAACCAAACAGTTTGAACAAATATGGCGGGGCACTATCGCGCAAATTGAATCCGCTAAAATTATGGCAAAAGGGGAATTTGTGATCGTTTTGGAAGGTGACTAA
- a CDS encoding Fic family protein, with amino-acid sequence MLNNFLNKPNYNLSPKILAAIAKIERAQGIIDASPLVPTFERDLQYEAMLATIHASTHIEGNVLGQGAVERILKGEIVTARQRDIQEVVNYRNVIEYVGKVFRNTKQPFTDVMIREFHRVLMRDLLPEEQLGQYRIVQNYIVDARTGKTIYTPPPARDVPKLMLALTDWIVGQSPGSCHPVIKAALAHFLVEAVHPFVDGNGRVGRVVAMFLLYRDGYDTRRLFSLEDYYDQDPKQYYQSLRSVLTARADATEWVEYFVTGFAVQIDQISQKIRAYLDGEKNRDKFVKQELNKRQFDAVRWLQHHKSVTALEYAEHFKVSKRTANYDLSELVGKKMVLQEGESRSSRFKLA; translated from the coding sequence ATGTTAAATAATTTCTTAAATAAACCGAATTATAATTTATCGCCTAAAATATTGGCGGCGATCGCCAAGATAGAGCGGGCACAGGGAATCATTGACGCATCGCCGTTGGTGCCAACTTTTGAGCGAGATTTGCAATACGAAGCAATGTTGGCCACAATTCATGCGTCCACGCATATTGAGGGCAATGTTTTGGGTCAAGGCGCGGTAGAGCGCATTCTAAAAGGCGAAATCGTAACCGCTCGGCAGCGCGACATCCAAGAGGTAGTGAACTATCGCAATGTTATCGAATATGTTGGTAAAGTTTTTCGCAATACCAAGCAGCCGTTTACTGATGTAATGATTCGTGAGTTTCATCGCGTTTTAATGCGCGATCTACTGCCCGAAGAACAGTTAGGCCAGTATCGCATTGTCCAAAACTATATTGTTGATGCCCGAACCGGCAAAACCATTTATACCCCGCCTCCAGCCAGAGACGTGCCAAAGCTAATGTTGGCGCTAACCGACTGGATAGTAGGGCAGAGCCCAGGCAGTTGTCATCCGGTCATTAAAGCGGCCTTGGCGCACTTTTTGGTAGAGGCAGTGCATCCGTTTGTAGATGGCAACGGCCGAGTTGGCCGTGTAGTGGCGATGTTTCTGCTTTACCGTGACGGCTACGATACGCGGCGATTGTTTTCGCTAGAAGATTATTACGATCAAGATCCCAAACAGTACTACCAGTCTTTGCGCTCGGTTTTGACTGCGCGGGCAGACGCCACAGAGTGGGTAGAGTATTTTGTAACCGGATTTGCAGTGCAGATTGATCAGATTTCGCAAAAAATCAGAGCGTACCTGGACGGCGAGAAAAATCGCGATAAATTTGTAAAACAAGAGTTAAACAAGCGCCAGTTTGATGCTGTGCGTTGGCTGCAACATCACAAATCGGTGACGGCACTAGAATATGCCGAGCATTTTAAGGTTTCAAAACGCACTGCTAACTACGATCTTTCAGAGTTGGTGGGTAAAAAAATGGTTCTCCAAGAGGGCGAATCCCGTTCCTCGCGGTTTAAGCTAGCATAG
- the metG gene encoding methionine--tRNA ligase — protein sequence MMKKFFITTPIYYVNDVPHLGHLYTTLAGDILARHYRLTGREVYFLTGTDEHGSKIAEAAEKHNQSPQAFVDNISEQFKQVWQKYDITFDRFIRTTEEEHVKVVQQFLTDLQARGYIYKGEYSGLYCRGCEEYKKTSDLVDGLCPVHQRAPESLAEPAYFFKLSAFADQISSLIDSRQLEIQPESRRNEVLSFLSSGLEDVAISRQNVEWGIPLPWDQSHTIYVWIDALINYYTAGLKVDCWPADWHLMSKDILRFHCVIWPAMLLALELDLPKSIFIHGYFTVDGQKMSKSLGNVVNPLEMLQKYDRDVIRVFLFKSFPFGADGDFSWELLDRFYNGQLANELGNLVQRVLVMADKYCDGIVPKGGGSVLSELTLDFVQNTRKDIEKLAFGDALNHIFSLIQLANRHIDNIKLWDKSNEQAFINQGIAELIELIRHLSIALLPIMPDTAHKIAHSLNFDLKNSYTKDEYETIIRWGNYLEGRKIVVPEVLFPRRGES from the coding sequence ATGATGAAAAAGTTTTTTATCACCACCCCAATTTATTACGTTAATGATGTGCCGCACCTTGGGCACCTTTACACCACTTTAGCGGGTGATATTTTGGCGCGCCATTATCGTTTAACGGGGCGCGAGGTTTATTTTTTAACCGGCACCGATGAACATGGCTCCAAAATCGCCGAGGCAGCCGAAAAACATAATCAATCACCACAGGCCTTTGTAGATAACATTTCAGAGCAGTTTAAGCAGGTGTGGCAAAAGTACGACATCACTTTTGATCGATTTATTCGCACTACCGAAGAAGAGCACGTTAAAGTGGTCCAACAATTTCTGACCGATTTGCAGGCTCGTGGATATATTTATAAGGGCGAGTATTCCGGTTTGTATTGCCGTGGTTGCGAGGAGTACAAAAAAACATCAGATTTGGTTGATGGGCTTTGCCCGGTGCACCAGCGCGCTCCCGAATCTTTGGCTGAGCCGGCCTATTTTTTCAAATTGTCCGCTTTCGCCGATCAGATTTCTAGTTTAATCGATTCGCGTCAGTTGGAAATTCAGCCGGAGTCACGCCGCAACGAAGTACTATCATTCTTATCTAGCGGTTTAGAAGATGTGGCCATTTCGCGCCAAAACGTCGAATGGGGCATCCCGCTGCCTTGGGATCAGTCTCATACTATTTACGTGTGGATTGACGCCTTAATTAACTATTATACCGCGGGTCTTAAAGTAGACTGTTGGCCGGCAGACTGGCATTTAATGTCTAAAGACATTTTGCGATTTCACTGCGTTATTTGGCCGGCAATGCTGCTGGCGCTTGAGTTAGACTTGCCAAAATCAATTTTCATTCACGGCTATTTTACGGTTGATGGTCAAAAGATGAGTAAGAGTTTAGGCAACGTGGTTAACCCTCTCGAAATGCTGCAGAAATATGATCGTGATGTAATTCGGGTCTTCCTTTTCAAATCGTTTCCGTTTGGTGCCGATGGTGATTTTTCGTGGGAGTTACTTGATCGATTTTATAACGGCCAGTTGGCTAACGAGTTGGGCAATTTGGTACAGCGCGTGTTGGTGATGGCGGACAAATATTGTGACGGGATAGTGCCAAAGGGTGGCGGGTCGGTTTTGTCTGAGTTGACGCTGGATTTTGTTCAAAATACCCGCAAAGACATCGAAAAATTAGCTTTTGGCGATGCCCTGAATCATATTTTTAGTTTAATTCAGTTGGCCAATCGTCATATTGATAATATTAAATTATGGGATAAATCGAACGAACAAGCATTCATCAACCAAGGCATCGCGGAGTTGATCGAATTAATTAGGCATCTTTCAATTGCGCTTTTGCCGATTATGCCCGATACCGCCCACAAAATTGCGCATTCACTTAATTTTGATCTTAAAAACAGTTATACTAAAGATGAATACGAAACAATAATAAGGTGGGGAAACTATCTTGAAGGGCGCAAGATTGTGGTGCCTGAGGTGCTGTTTCCACGAAGAGGAGAAAGTTGA
- a CDS encoding EamA family transporter, with protein sequence MIVGILAAIGFAGGVLVDKYELSKRRIPVRTYVPLMFLTLCLFTGIALVIFQQPIMQYGTSLNFSYVFAFLAMILVALAWNLFYYRALMKESLQEFDLILLTEPLITIAMAGLLFRSERNATVLLLALIASITLVIAHMRRKKIKFDHYAKELILAIFLMSLEVMIIRYLLEVFSPIGLYFLRTFVVYLLVTAIYKPNYKTVKHADAAAIALTAGFGVMQMVLRYYGYEMGGVVITTLMLLLGPLIVEMVSVSLLKEKVNIKTVSAFIVIAACVLFASVLGT encoded by the coding sequence TTGATTGTCGGAATTTTAGCGGCCATTGGGTTTGCCGGTGGGGTTTTAGTTGATAAATACGAGCTTTCTAAGCGTCGGATACCGGTGCGTACCTACGTTCCGTTGATGTTCTTAACTTTGTGTTTATTTACCGGCATTGCGCTGGTTATTTTTCAACAACCAATTATGCAATATGGTACATCACTAAACTTCTCTTATGTTTTTGCATTTCTAGCGATGATTTTGGTGGCGCTGGCTTGGAATCTGTTTTACTATCGCGCCCTAATGAAAGAGTCACTGCAAGAATTTGACCTAATTTTACTCACCGAGCCGCTAATTACTATCGCAATGGCCGGGCTGTTATTTAGAAGTGAGCGTAATGCCACGGTGCTGCTACTGGCGTTAATCGCCTCAATTACCCTAGTGATTGCGCATATGCGTCGCAAAAAAATTAAATTTGACCATTATGCCAAAGAACTTATTTTAGCGATTTTCCTAATGTCGCTTGAAGTGATGATTATTCGCTATCTACTTGAAGTATTTTCACCGATTGGGTTATATTTCTTGCGTACTTTTGTGGTCTATCTATTGGTAACGGCAATTTATAAGCCGAATTATAAAACCGTTAAGCATGCGGATGCGGCTGCTATTGCTTTGACTGCCGGTTTTGGGGTAATGCAGATGGTGCTTCGGTATTACGGATATGAAATGGGTGGTGTGGTTATTACTACCTTAATGCTTTTGCTTGGGCCGTTGATTGTGGAAATGGTAAGCGTAAGCTTGTTAAAAGAAAAGGTGAATATTAAAACCGTCTCGGCTTTTATTGTTATTGCTGCCTGCGTGCTGTTCGCTTCAGTTCTTGGAACGTGA
- a CDS encoding TatD family hydrolase: MIDTHTHLNFIDFEPDLSDVLSRMKDAGVISAIVVGTDDESNISAINLANQYEQLYAAIGIHPSDVKGDFDISDLKNLTKSPKVVAIGEVGLDYSYDVDHGLQARAFEEFMALSAQSNLPLIIHCRDAMDDLITVLSKSNQVTGVVHCFTGTLAQANRLIALGLHISFTGMITYPKNEELRQVILNLPHDKVLVETDCPFLPPQSKRGKRCEPKDMVEVAAAIGQIWDKNVEYVDKVTSDNARRLFKIK, from the coding sequence ATGATTGACACACATACTCATTTGAATTTTATTGATTTTGAGCCCGATCTTTCTGACGTGTTGTCACGGATGAAAGACGCTGGGGTAATTTCTGCGATTGTGGTAGGCACGGATGATGAATCAAATATCAGTGCAATCAATTTAGCCAATCAGTATGAACAGTTGTATGCCGCGATTGGCATACATCCCTCAGACGTTAAAGGTGATTTTGACATATCTGATCTAAAAAATCTGACCAAGTCCCCAAAAGTGGTGGCTATTGGCGAAGTGGGGTTAGATTATTCATATGATGTTGACCATGGTTTACAGGCTAGGGCGTTTGAGGAATTTATGGCATTATCCGCGCAATCAAACTTGCCGTTAATTATTCATTGTCGAGATGCTATGGACGATCTAATTACAGTTTTGTCTAAGTCGAACCAAGTTACCGGCGTAGTGCATTGTTTTACCGGTACATTAGCACAAGCGAACCGTCTGATAGCGCTCGGATTGCATATTTCGTTTACCGGAATGATTACCTATCCAAAGAACGAGGAGCTCCGTCAAGTAATATTAAATCTGCCACACGACAAAGTGTTGGTAGAGACTGATTGCCCGTTTTTGCCGCCACAATCCAAAAGAGGGAAGAGGTGCGAGCCGAAAGACATGGTAGAAGTGGCTGCCGCCATTGGACAAATATGGGATAAAAATGTAGAATATGTTGACAAGGTAACTTCTGACAATGCTAGGCGGTTATTTAAGATCAAATAA
- a CDS encoding NifU family protein → MNKYLTKQSAVNQIEMVLDQIRPALQNHGGNVEVVGFDNGVVKVKLTGHCHDCLISTVTLKLGIERALCANLPNLVKKVIEVK, encoded by the coding sequence ATGAATAAATATTTAACAAAACAATCTGCGGTTAACCAAATAGAAATGGTTCTGGACCAAATCCGGCCGGCGTTACAAAATCATGGTGGAAACGTCGAAGTGGTTGGATTTGACAATGGAGTGGTGAAGGTAAAATTGACCGGGCATTGTCACGATTGTCTTATTTCGACCGTAACGCTCAAACTAGGAATCGAACGTGCTTTATGCGCCAATCTACCAAATTTGGTGAAAAAAGTAATTGAGGTAAAATGA
- a CDS encoding bifunctional 5,10-methylenetetrahydrofolate dehydrogenase/5,10-methenyltetrahydrofolate cyclohydrolase: protein MTAKLLLGQPVADQIYADIKFKLTHLPRPVHIAAILIGDDMGSVTYLRMKEKRCAELGIGFTLVKLAQDIKTSKVESEISKLNADEKITGVIVQLPLPKHLDQDYLLKQINPKKDIDAFGYLNSSDAKNQIVYPPTPTGMLKLCEFYDIDLKNQKIVVIGDGLLVGLPLHRMLCDLGFGSMLINNSDAPQSRKDIIEADVIFCGVGKADLITPEMIKNGVVIIDAGYSKVSGQTRGDADPECEKKASAITPPVGGVGPLTVACLLLNAVKLVEIK, encoded by the coding sequence ATGACAGCAAAATTATTATTAGGTCAGCCTGTTGCAGATCAGATTTACGCTGACATAAAATTTAAATTGACCCATTTACCCAGACCGGTGCATATTGCCGCTATTTTGATTGGCGACGATATGGGGTCGGTAACTTATTTACGAATGAAAGAGAAGCGATGTGCCGAGTTGGGGATAGGTTTTACTTTGGTCAAATTGGCTCAAGACATTAAGACCTCTAAAGTTGAATCCGAAATAAGTAAGCTAAACGCTGATGAAAAAATTACTGGCGTTATAGTCCAATTGCCGCTACCAAAACATTTAGATCAAGATTATCTACTTAAACAAATCAATCCCAAAAAAGATATTGATGCATTTGGCTATTTGAATTCATCTGACGCTAAAAATCAGATCGTATATCCGCCAACGCCAACCGGAATGCTGAAGTTATGCGAATTTTATGATATCGACCTGAAAAATCAAAAAATCGTGGTCATTGGCGATGGATTATTAGTCGGGCTACCACTACATCGAATGTTGTGCGACCTTGGGTTTGGTTCTATGCTGATCAACAATAGCGATGCGCCTCAGTCTAGAAAAGACATTATTGAAGCCGATGTGATTTTTTGTGGTGTGGGCAAGGCAGATTTAATTACGCCAGAGATGATCAAAAATGGTGTGGTCATAATTGATGCTGGTTATTCTAAAGTAAGTGGGCAAACTCGTGGCGACGCTGATCCGGAATGTGAGAAGAAAGCATCGGCAATAACTCCGCCTGTCGGAGGTGTTGGGCCATTAACTGTCGCGTGCTTACTATTAAATGCAGTCAAACTTGTAGAAATAAAGTGA
- the mnmA gene encoding tRNA 2-thiouridine(34) synthase MnmA translates to MTNKKHSNQTVCVAMSGGVDSAVAAALLVEQGFRVIGAFMKNWSLNQQGVSYQPWENEANVAKAVCEKLKIPFHIFDFEKEYLSRVVQSFVQDYARGLTPNPDVLCNREIKFDLFIKEAQKLGADLIATGHYAQIKPVEGRLGLFAGADSNKDQSYFLYTLGQPELKFTLFPIGHLTKPEVRKIAADLNLPNAAKKDSQGVCFIGPVSMRQFLQHYLKPQSGEVVDQNGRVIGHHDGVIYYTEGQRHGFSTGGNHEPLYIARKYIKKNQLVVVPANDPMLYCQSVNLIDCSWVDQPIPDQTKCLVRIRYRQPLQPAIVSVNDGKYQIDFENPIEFVSAGQSAVIYLGEQVLGGGIIA, encoded by the coding sequence ATGACAAATAAAAAACATTCAAATCAAACTGTTTGTGTCGCCATGTCCGGTGGAGTGGATAGTGCGGTGGCTGCGGCATTGTTAGTAGAACAAGGCTTCCGGGTTATTGGCGCATTTATGAAGAACTGGTCTTTGAATCAACAAGGAGTTAGTTACCAGCCGTGGGAAAACGAAGCTAACGTGGCGAAAGCGGTTTGTGAAAAACTAAAGATTCCTTTTCATATTTTTGATTTCGAAAAGGAATATCTGTCTCGGGTGGTACAATCGTTTGTCCAAGATTACGCGCGCGGACTGACGCCGAACCCCGATGTTTTATGCAATCGTGAAATTAAATTTGATCTTTTTATTAAAGAAGCGCAGAAACTGGGTGCAGATTTAATTGCCACCGGCCATTACGCTCAAATCAAACCGGTCGAGGGTCGGCTTGGATTGTTTGCAGGTGCGGATTCGAACAAAGATCAGTCGTATTTTTTGTACACATTAGGTCAGCCCGAACTCAAATTTACTTTGTTTCCAATTGGGCATCTAACCAAGCCTGAGGTGAGAAAAATAGCAGCGGATCTGAATTTGCCAAACGCGGCTAAAAAAGATAGCCAAGGTGTATGTTTTATCGGTCCGGTTTCAATGCGCCAATTTTTGCAACATTACCTTAAGCCGCAGTCGGGTGAAGTGGTGGACCAAAATGGGCGCGTGATCGGTCATCACGACGGGGTGATTTATTATACCGAAGGCCAGCGTCATGGCTTTAGCACCGGCGGAAATCACGAGCCATTATATATTGCACGCAAATATATTAAGAAAAATCAGTTGGTGGTGGTGCCGGCAAACGACCCGATGTTATATTGCCAATCGGTCAATCTAATCGACTGCAGTTGGGTAGATCAACCTATCCCAGATCAAACAAAATGTTTGGTGCGAATTCGCTATCGTCAGCCGTTGCAGCCGGCAATTGTTAGTGTTAACGATGGTAAATATCAAATCGATTTTGAAAATCCAATTGAGTTTGTCAGTGCCGGCCAATCTGCAGTGATTTATTTGGGCGAGCAAGTCCTTGGTGGGGGGATAATTGCCTAA
- a CDS encoding fibronectin type III domain-containing protein: MMVMEGCIVRLIRYSLLSTLLVALLIQSTGLAYAQSLISPNYEVDAMGFFSTDLPQDFAPPEILTGPTVSSVTSGSAIVEWTTDIVSSSVVAFGLTTDYGQESAKTSDRVTSHTVKLNGLSPERTYHYLIKSADAMGRYGTGTDQVITTTSNISPISEVQITDITLSSAIVSWKTAALSNSTVNYGQSSSYGQTVGDQSAGTTTAHTIRLSSLSSGTTYHIRVSGVNSEGADIFSDDYIFTTLSLPVLVSYSLGTITGNTAEILWTTNVPVDSFISYWKEGTDESSAKTQAKPELGKTHIMVITGLEGKTHYYFRITGRDANGNNLRSEILSFNTPLDTTPPVITNIKSEVNSNSKSDSLQLVISWDTDEPAKSQIEYNLGPVATTYSLSSKPDDGLNVNHIIIVSPLKSSSNYHFRIKATDASGNAGFSADYSVLTPQKQKSLLQIILDKLEQTFGWLRKIGS; this comes from the coding sequence ATGATGGTTATGGAGGGCTGCATCGTTCGCCTGATTCGTTATAGTTTATTATCAACATTGTTGGTTGCATTGCTAATACAATCGACCGGTTTAGCATATGCACAATCACTAATTAGTCCGAATTACGAAGTTGATGCGATGGGATTCTTCTCAACAGATTTGCCTCAAGATTTTGCTCCTCCTGAAATTTTGACTGGTCCGACAGTTAGCTCGGTTACTTCTGGGTCGGCTATTGTAGAGTGGACCACCGATATTGTTAGTAGCTCGGTGGTGGCGTTTGGTTTGACCACCGATTATGGTCAAGAGAGCGCAAAAACCAGCGATCGTGTGACCAGCCATACGGTAAAATTAAACGGCTTATCGCCAGAACGCACCTATCACTATCTGATCAAGAGCGCGGACGCAATGGGGCGATACGGTACCGGAACCGACCAAGTTATCACCACCACTTCTAATATCTCGCCTATATCTGAAGTACAAATTACTGATATCACCTTAAGTTCCGCTATTGTTAGTTGGAAAACAGCAGCGCTGTCAAATTCAACCGTGAATTACGGTCAATCTTCTTCTTATGGTCAAACAGTTGGCGACCAAAGCGCCGGTACTACTACGGCTCATACTATTAGATTGAGTTCATTAAGTTCTGGCACCACATATCACATTCGTGTGTCCGGCGTAAATTCAGAAGGCGCCGACATCTTTTCTGACGATTATATCTTTACCACCCTTAGCTTACCGGTGTTAGTAAGCTATTCTTTAGGCACGATTACCGGTAATACGGCTGAAATATTGTGGACTACGAATGTACCGGTGGACTCGTTTATTTCTTATTGGAAAGAGGGCACGGATGAAAGTAGTGCCAAAACTCAGGCAAAACCAGAATTGGGCAAAACGCACATCATGGTTATTACTGGGTTAGAGGGTAAAACGCACTACTATTTCCGTATTACAGGGCGCGATGCAAATGGTAATAATTTAAGATCAGAAATTTTATCATTTAATACACCATTGGACACCACGCCTCCGGTAATAACTAATATAAAAAGTGAGGTCAACTCCAACTCTAAAAGTGATTCATTACAGCTTGTAATATCGTGGGATACAGACGAGCCGGCAAAGAGCCAGATCGAGTATAATCTTGGTCCGGTTGCCACGACTTACAGCCTGAGCTCAAAACCAGATGATGGGTTAAATGTTAACCACATTATTATCGTGTCACCGCTGAAATCTTCCTCAAACTACCACTTTAGAATTAAAGCTACTGATGCTTCGGGCAATGCTGGTTTTAGCGCCGATTACAGCGTTTTAACGCCGCAGAAACAGAAATCGTTGTTACAGATTATTTTAGATAAATTAGAACAGACTTTTGGTTGGTTGCGAAAAATTGGCTCATAA
- a CDS encoding ATP-dependent DNA helicase RecG yields the protein MITLDSPIEVVAGVGPAIAAKLHSRGINIVRDLLSFTPMRYIDFSHPKKSNSLMAGKWAVISGTITGCHQEHSFRKRMAIIKAEITDDAGKIEAVWFNQPFLTQILRVGRPVRLHGLVIQDQFGKKILRNPEIQLTADGKPEVRYSTKSGIESGRFKHIINSILPLTDSLPDPLPPDLLKKLKLISLSQALRWCHQPEKISDVTLARTRLAIDELWTLMVLTKLTKQQNQAHPALKIAVDETRVKNDVDRLPFKLTDGQNKAIGQILSDISKTVPMRRLLNGDVGSGKTVVAMLACHQAILSGWRAIMIAPTVVLAWQHIRNWQKLYPNVPSFIFTGNGVWFNGQKIKTSEIKSTLDNNPAAFICGTHAVFSPELELVNNTALVIVDEQHRFGVMQRAFFSQNPKAVPHLLSMSATPIPRTAALVLYGDMDASILPEKPAGRIQITSKLVSDNGREMMYKFIDQLIDKGERVYIVCPLISPPDPDEEFGQFNFGDDRKTVIAEFEKLQKTVFSHRRIGLLHGKMKAAEKDAVLTSFRDGELDILITTSVIEVGVDVPEATAMVIEGAEYFGLAQLHQLRGRVGRSDKPSYCFLCAANWNESTQSRLELLVKYHDGFSLAEQDLQLRGPGELYGTIQAGVIPFKYASLADKNYIEIAKQIADEIITTPVEKRSPELESWLSTHQNMLHVE from the coding sequence ATGATAACTTTAGATTCTCCAATTGAGGTGGTGGCTGGGGTAGGGCCGGCGATTGCGGCTAAACTGCACAGCCGCGGTATTAATATTGTGCGTGATTTGCTGTCGTTTACACCCATGCGATATATCGATTTTAGCCATCCCAAAAAATCGAACAGCCTAATGGCGGGCAAATGGGCGGTGATTTCGGGGACAATTACCGGATGTCATCAGGAACACAGTTTTCGTAAGCGGATGGCGATAATCAAAGCGGAAATTACAGACGATGCCGGTAAAATTGAAGCGGTGTGGTTTAACCAGCCGTTTTTGACTCAAATTTTACGTGTTGGCCGCCCGGTGCGTTTACATGGCCTGGTTATTCAAGACCAGTTTGGAAAAAAGATCTTGCGCAATCCGGAAATTCAATTAACCGCTGATGGCAAGCCGGAAGTGAGATATTCCACCAAGAGTGGCATCGAAAGCGGGCGTTTTAAGCATATTATCAACTCAATTCTGCCATTAACCGACAGCTTACCAGATCCGCTGCCACCAGATTTGCTCAAAAAACTCAAATTGATTTCATTATCGCAGGCGCTCAGGTGGTGCCATCAACCCGAAAAAATTTCAGATGTAACATTGGCGCGAACGCGTTTAGCAATTGATGAGTTGTGGACTTTGATGGTGCTAACCAAATTAACCAAACAACAAAACCAGGCTCATCCGGCATTAAAAATTGCGGTGGACGAGACGCGGGTTAAAAATGATGTTGACCGTTTGCCATTTAAATTAACCGATGGTCAAAATAAGGCGATCGGTCAAATTCTGTCCGACATATCTAAAACGGTGCCGATGCGACGGTTGCTGAATGGCGATGTCGGATCAGGCAAAACGGTGGTGGCAATGTTGGCGTGTCATCAAGCCATTTTATCGGGTTGGCGGGCAATTATGATTGCGCCAACAGTGGTTTTAGCCTGGCAGCATATACGTAATTGGCAAAAACTGTATCCAAATGTGCCCAGTTTTATTTTTACCGGCAACGGGGTGTGGTTTAACGGGCAAAAGATCAAAACATCTGAAATAAAATCGACATTAGATAATAATCCGGCCGCATTTATCTGCGGCACACACGCGGTATTTTCACCGGAACTGGAATTGGTAAATAATACCGCGCTGGTGATTGTAGATGAACAGCATCGGTTTGGGGTAATGCAACGAGCATTTTTCTCCCAAAATCCCAAAGCGGTGCCGCATTTGCTATCGATGTCCGCCACCCCAATTCCGCGCACTGCGGCATTGGTGTTGTACGGCGATATGGACGCCAGTATTTTACCCGAGAAGCCGGCTGGACGAATTCAAATCACCTCAAAATTAGTATCAGACAACGGCCGTGAAATGATGTACAAATTTATCGACCAACTAATTGATAAAGGGGAGCGTGTTTACATTGTTTGCCCTCTAATTTCACCACCAGATCCGGACGAAGAGTTTGGCCAGTTTAACTTTGGTGATGATCGTAAAACCGTGATTGCCGAGTTTGAAAAGTTGCAAAAAACGGTCTTTAGTCATCGCCGCATTGGTTTGTTGCACGGTAAAATGAAAGCCGCCGAAAAAGATGCGGTGTTAACCAGTTTTCGAGATGGAGAGTTGGACATTTTGATCACCACTTCGGTTATCGAAGTGGGGGTAGATGTGCCCGAGGCCACGGCGATGGTGATAGAAGGGGCAGAGTATTTTGGTTTGGCGCAGCTGCATCAGTTGCGTGGGCGAGTGGGCAGAAGTGATAAGCCTTCATACTGTTTCCTATGCGCTGCCAACTGGAACGAAAGCACTCAAAGCCGTTTAGAGCTATTGGTAAAATATCATGATGGATTTAGCCTGGCCGAACAAGATTTGCAACTGCGTGGCCCAGGTGAGCTTTACGGTACTATTCAAGCGGGGGTAATTCCGTTTAAATACGCCTCACTCGCCGACAAAAATTATATTGAGATTGCCAAACAAATCGCTGATGAAATTATTACCACCCCAGTCGAAAAACGCTCTCCCGAATTAGAGTCTTGGCTCTCTACGCATCAAAATATGTTACATGTGGAATAA